From a region of the Malania oleifera isolate guangnan ecotype guangnan chromosome 12, ASM2987363v1, whole genome shotgun sequence genome:
- the LOC131144858 gene encoding potassium channel KAT3-like gives MPFSCTRNFLQRFCINEFQMESANQDSFFSSDLLPSLGARINQTTKLQRYIISPYNPRYRSWEMLLVVLVIYSAWICPFEFAFLTYKQDALFIVDNIVNGFFAIDIVLTFFVAYLDSQSYLLIDDPKNIAIRYISTWFIFDVCSTAPFQSLSLLFTNQSSGLGFKVLNMLRLWRLRRVSSLFARLEKDIRFNYFWTRCTKLISVTLFAVHCAGCFNYLIADKYPDPKRTWIGAVNPNFKEESLWDRYITTIYWSITTLTTTGYGDLHAENPREMLFDIFYMLFNLGLTSYLIGNMTNLVVHCTSRTRNFRDRVRAASEFATRNQLPPRIQDQMLSHICLKFKTEGLKQQETLIDLPKAIRSSITHYLFFPIVQTAYLFQGVSNDFLFQLVSEMDAEYFPPKEDVILQNEAPFDLYILVSGAVDFIAYTEGHDQVLGKAVAGEMFGEVGVLCHRPQPFTVRTNTLSQILRLNRTSLMNTFQANKEDARIIMNNLFLKLKGIENVGFANPHEYPEWEEAILTKWLGGRPIGGSCSHAGCQEHSYTEPLMCKMSNRDLLRLDNSEMTVTGKGQDYTMWERDVNSIVEHEQAAVHIAVCNGNLEMVKDLQEGGATVNKPGARAWAPKAPTEKEGDRSIYELLVSNENRRIPDEHKIEFIGPESANQSRNSQSKHRENMSPNFPKFNIKKVQMNSNPSSSSYPSDRDVMKLTKRRVTIHMQFQNSSTSQKHHGKLIVLPDSIEELLKIAGQKFEGHNPTKVVNAENAEIDDIRVIRDGDHLFLLQNECGTTECNMSQQLL, from the exons ATGCCATTTTCCTGCACAAGAAACTTCTTGCAACGGTTCTGCATCAATGAATTCCAGATGGAGAGTGCAAACCAGGACAGCTTCTTCTCAAGTGATCTCCTGCCATCCCTTGGAGCCAGAATCAACCAGACAACTAAGCTTCAGagatatataatttccccttacaaTCCCCGCTACAG GAGTTGGGAGATGTTGCTGGTTGTCCTAGTCATCTATTCAGCCTGGATCTGCCCATTCGAGTTTGCATTTCTAACTTACAAGCAAGATGCACTTTTCATCGTCGACAACATTGTCAATGGATTCTTTGCCATTGATATTGTTCTCACCTTCTTTGTTGCATATCTGGACAGCCAATcgtatcttctcattgatgatCCCAAGAACATAGCAATCAG GTACATATCTACCTGGTTTATTTTCGATGTCTGTTCAACAGCTCCATTTCAATCTCTCAGCCTCTTGTTCACAAATCAAAGCAGCGGTCTAGGCTTCAAAGTGCTTAACATGCTCAGGTTGTGGCGTCTCAGACGAGTCAGCTCCTTGTTTGCAAG GCTAGAGAAGGACATCCGGTTCAACTATTTCTGGACTAGATGCACAAAACTCATTTCT GTTACTCTTTTTGCAGTACACTGCGCGGGATGCTTTAACTACTTGATTGCAGATAAATATCCTGATCCAAAGAGAACCTGGATTGGTGCAGTAAACCCAAATTTCAAAGAAGAGAGTCTTTGGGACAGATACATAACCACAATTTACTGGTCCATTACGACACTAACTACCACTGGCTATGGGGACTTGCATGCCGAGAACCCAAGGGAGATGCTCTTTGATATCTTTTACATGCTGTTCAACTTGGGATTAACTTCATACCTTATCGGGAACATGACAAACCTAGTAGTTCACTGCACCAGCCGCACCAGAAATTTT AGGGATAGAGTCAGAGCTGCTTCAGAATTTGCAACACGAAATCAATTGCCACCGCGCATACAGGATCAAATGTTATCACACATTTGTCTCAAATTCAAAACAGAAGGATTGAAACAGCAAGAGACATTGATTGATCTGCCAAAAGCCATCCGCTCAAGCATCACGCACTATCTCTTCTTTCCAATCGTTCAAACAGCCTATCTTTTTCAAGGGGTTTCTAATGACTTCCTTTTCCAATTG GTTTCAGAAATGGATGCCGAGTATTTTCCGCCCAAGGAAGATGTAATTCTGCAGAATGAGGCTCCATTCGATCTTTATATACTAGTCTCAGGAGCAGTG GATTTCATAGCATATACAGAAGGGCATGATCAG GTTCTAGGAAAGGCAGTAGCAGGAGAAATGTTTGGTGAAGTAGGGGTTTTATGTCACAGGCCACAGCCATTCACAGTTCGGACAAATACACTTTCTCAAATACTACGGCTGAACAGAACTTCACTGATGAACACATTTCAAGCAAATAAGGAAGACGCACGAATTATTATGAACAATCTTTTCCTG AAACTGAAAGGAATAGAAAATGTGGGCTTTGCCAACCCACATGAATATCCAGAATGGGAGGAAGCCATTCTCACCAAATGGCTCGGTGGAAGACCAATAGGAGGAAGCTGTTCTCATGCTGGATGTCAAGAGCATTCATATACAGAACCATTAATGTGTAAAATGAGCAACAGAGATTTGCTGAGATTGGACAATTCAGAGATGACTGTAACAGGCAAAGGTCAGGATTATACGATGTGGGAAAGGGATGTAAATTCCATAGTGGAGCATGAACAAGCTGCAGTTCACATTGCTGTTTGCAACGGGAATCTTGAAATGGTCAAGGATCTGCAGGAAGGAGGAGCAACAGTGAATAAACCAGGTGCTAGAGCATGGGCACCTAAAGCTCCAACAGAGAAGGAAGGAGACAGAAGCATATATGAGCTTCTAGTAAGTAACGAAAATAGAAGGATACCAGATGAacataaaatagaatttattggcCCAGAATCAGCCAATCAAAGTAGGAATAGTCAAAGCAAACATAGAGAAAATATGAGccccaattttcccaaatttaatattaaaaaggTACAAATGAACTCCAACCCAAGCAGTTCTAGCTATCCCAGTGACAGAGACGTTATGAAATTAACCAAAAGGAGAGTCACTATCCATATGCAGTTTCAAAACAGTAGTACATCACAGAAGCACCATGGGAAACTAATAGTCCTACCTGATTCAATAGAAGAGCTACTCAAGATTGCTG GTCAGAAGTTTGAAGGCCACAATCCTACAAAAGTCGTTAATGCAGAGAATGCAGAAATAGATGATATACGTGTAATTCGAGATGGGGACCACTTATTTCTCCTTCAAAATGAGTGTGGAACTACAGAGTGCAATATGTCCCAACAATTATTGTAA